From one Acidobacteriota bacterium genomic stretch:
- a CDS encoding aquaporin family protein codes for MKRLQGSLMGECLGEFVGTFVLILIGDGAVAVAVFTNAYDLTGVALLWGFAVLLAVYISGGVSGAHLNPAVTACFAIFRKFPGRKIVPYVLSQTIGAFTASLVLFYCWYGFWTPTAQKLGVRVGQPGSQKLMMIFSCFYPNPGIVGVTPADFAKVTGGTAFLVEAVLTVFLLVAILALIDSRNTAAPGSNMAAMFIGLTVAAIVGIGAPLTMDAVNPARDFGPRLFGFLVGYGSIAFPGPRGNEWWIYILAPLVGGIAGGLVYDGLVRPFLIRAPEQVPADRHPEAS; via the coding sequence ATGAAGAGATTACAAGGATCCCTGATGGGAGAATGCCTGGGAGAATTTGTCGGCACCTTTGTTCTGATCCTGATCGGAGACGGCGCCGTCGCCGTAGCGGTATTTACAAATGCTTACGATTTGACTGGAGTCGCCCTGCTGTGGGGCTTCGCTGTCCTGTTGGCGGTCTACATTTCAGGCGGCGTTTCAGGAGCGCACCTTAATCCGGCTGTGACCGCCTGCTTTGCGATTTTCCGCAAGTTTCCCGGCAGGAAGATTGTGCCCTATGTGCTGTCCCAGACTATCGGTGCGTTCACGGCATCGCTTGTCCTTTTTTACTGCTGGTACGGTTTTTGGACGCCCACTGCACAAAAGCTGGGTGTGAGGGTCGGGCAGCCCGGAAGCCAGAAACTGATGATGATCTTCAGTTGCTTCTATCCGAACCCTGGCATCGTTGGGGTAACGCCAGCGGACTTTGCAAAGGTAACGGGTGGCACAGCATTCCTGGTGGAAGCCGTCCTGACCGTGTTCCTGCTAGTTGCAATCCTGGCGCTGATTGATTCGCGCAATACGGCGGCTCCCGGTAGCAACATGGCCGCTATGTTCATCGGCCTGACGGTGGCGGCCATTGTGGGCATCGGCGCTCCGTTGACGATGGACGCGGTGAATCCCGCAAGGGACTTCGGCCCCAGGCTTTTCGGCTTTCTGGTGGGATATGGATCAATTGCTTTTCCTGGGCCACGAGGAAATGAGTGGTGGATCTACATTCTGGCGCCTTTAGTAGGAGGAATTGCAGGCGGGCTTGTGTACGATGGCCTTGTGCGCCCCTTCCTGATCCGGGCTCCGGAGCAGGTTCCTGCCGACCGCCATCCGGAGGCGTCTTGA
- a CDS encoding TlpA family protein disulfide reductase, which produces MIVKKGKVLLGVVLGIVAAVGLFFVNKYWIAPATTKAAKANVEYPQAPGFTLTSLTGDKIDLQNYKGKVVLLDFWATWCGPCRIEIPGFVQLQNRYGSQGLAIIGVSMDDGPEPVRKFYQDFHMNYPVAMGSDNLGELYGGILGLPTSFLIGRDGRIYAKHVGLTDASIFESEIKELLAAAPDRRVADFKTVGYTATQDIRTSTPAEVNSVVPGVDVSKLSPAELTEFQKHLAQQKCSCGCGYTLLKCRQVDSSCQVSLQTAKDEYAKFLKEHHG; this is translated from the coding sequence ATTATTGTGAAGAAAGGCAAAGTTCTTCTCGGTGTGGTTCTTGGGATAGTAGCCGCTGTGGGCCTGTTTTTTGTGAACAAGTACTGGATTGCGCCCGCGACCACTAAAGCCGCAAAAGCCAACGTTGAATATCCGCAGGCCCCGGGGTTTACGCTGACCTCGCTCACGGGCGACAAAATCGACCTGCAGAACTACAAGGGCAAGGTAGTCCTGCTGGATTTCTGGGCGACGTGGTGCGGCCCCTGCCGGATTGAAATTCCCGGCTTTGTGCAGCTTCAAAATCGGTACGGGAGCCAGGGCCTGGCGATCATCGGGGTCTCGATGGACGACGGCCCGGAACCCGTTCGCAAGTTTTACCAGGATTTCCACATGAATTACCCGGTCGCCATGGGTTCTGACAATCTGGGCGAGCTTTACGGAGGAATTCTGGGACTCCCTACCAGCTTCCTGATCGGCCGCGACGGCAGGATCTATGCCAAGCACGTCGGCTTGACGGATGCTTCCATTTTTGAATCCGAAATCAAAGAGTTGCTTGCGGCGGCCCCGGACCGCAGGGTTGCTGACTTCAAAACGGTCGGCTACACGGCTACGCAAGATATCCGTACCAGTACGCCGGCAGAGGTGAACTCAGTGGTGCCCGGGGTTGACGTCTCAAAACTGAGCCCGGCCGAATTGACCGAGTTCCAAAAGCACCTGGCGCAGCAGAAATGCAGCTGCGGCTGCGGTTATACGCTGCTGAAGTGCAGGCAAGTGGACTCATCCTGCCAGGTCAGCCTGCAGACGGCAAAAGATGAGTACGCGAAGTTCCTGAAAGAACACCACGGATAA
- the lgt gene encoding prolipoprotein diacylglyceryl transferase, translating to MHPILIKIGSFQLPTYGVLLATALIVALYTVVRLGRREGLDTGRLIDFSTWIIVTALLGAKILLILTEWTFYSHNPGQIFSLATLEAGGVFYGGFVAATVFAVWYVRNYKLPFWKTFDVFAPAIALGQSIGRLGCFSAGCDYGVPSKSFWAVTFSSEFSHQMTGVPLGIPLFPWQIVDSITLLCLFGILIWRYRHKARDGEIFLLYILLYAVARFFLEFLRGDPDRGFVFNHLLSTSQFIALLMMGVAAVLAYRWYGPGSKAGGFAGNVNAKAPLHTK from the coding sequence TTGCATCCGATTCTAATCAAGATCGGTTCTTTTCAGTTGCCAACTTACGGGGTCTTGCTGGCCACCGCGCTGATTGTGGCCCTTTACACCGTGGTACGCCTCGGACGCCGCGAAGGTCTGGACACGGGCCGGCTGATAGACTTCAGCACCTGGATCATTGTCACCGCGCTTCTGGGGGCGAAAATCCTGTTGATCCTGACGGAGTGGACCTTCTACAGCCACAATCCGGGCCAGATATTTTCTTTAGCGACGCTCGAGGCCGGCGGGGTCTTTTACGGCGGATTCGTTGCCGCAACAGTTTTTGCCGTCTGGTACGTTCGCAATTATAAGCTGCCATTCTGGAAGACTTTCGACGTTTTTGCGCCCGCCATCGCGCTGGGCCAATCGATCGGAAGGCTGGGATGTTTTTCGGCCGGGTGCGACTACGGAGTGCCCAGCAAGTCCTTCTGGGCGGTGACGTTCAGCAGTGAGTTCAGCCATCAGATGACCGGAGTGCCTCTTGGCATCCCTCTGTTTCCGTGGCAGATTGTTGATTCCATTACGCTGCTCTGTCTTTTTGGGATTCTGATCTGGCGGTACCGGCACAAGGCACGTGATGGAGAAATCTTCCTGCTTTATATTCTGCTCTATGCAGTGGCGCGGTTTTTCCTGGAATTCCTGCGAGGCGATCCCGACCGTGGGTTTGTGTTCAATCATTTGCTCTCAACTTCGCAGTTTATTGCGCTGTTGATGATGGGAGTCGCGGCCGTGCTGGCATACCGGTGGTACGGCCCGGGAAGCAAGGCCGGAGGTTTTGCGGGCAACGTAAATGCAAAGGCGCCTTTGCATACCAAGTGA
- a CDS encoding cytochrome c biogenesis protein CcdA, translated as MTHNLSIPVAFVAGLVSFLSPCVLPLIPGYISMLSGLSMEDLRGEVSEKVTALILRNSVAFVIGFSVVFIVLGASATAVGKFLLSQRGVFDIVAGAVIIIFGLHLTGLVKIPFLYREARMNTLTPKRGVAGSFVLGFAFAFGWTPCIGPILTGILALAAIKDTVFQGMFLLAVYSAGLAIPFLLTAFGVGRFIKFYARFRKHMRAVEVASGVLLIGIGVLMATHKMAMLSGYLSFLSRFTL; from the coding sequence ATGACTCATAACCTGAGCATTCCCGTCGCCTTTGTTGCCGGCCTGGTGTCGTTTTTGTCTCCCTGCGTCCTGCCGCTGATTCCCGGATATATTTCCATGCTTTCGGGTCTCTCGATGGAAGATCTGCGCGGGGAGGTAAGCGAAAAGGTAACGGCGTTGATCCTCCGCAACTCCGTTGCATTCGTCATCGGCTTTTCGGTGGTATTCATCGTTCTTGGCGCTTCGGCCACCGCCGTGGGCAAATTCCTGCTTTCACAGCGTGGAGTTTTTGACATTGTGGCGGGTGCGGTCATCATCATCTTTGGCCTGCACCTGACGGGACTGGTGAAGATTCCTTTCCTGTACCGGGAAGCCCGGATGAATACCCTGACTCCCAAGCGGGGAGTTGCAGGGTCGTTCGTCCTGGGGTTTGCGTTCGCTTTTGGATGGACCCCCTGCATTGGCCCGATCCTGACCGGGATCCTGGCGCTGGCCGCCATCAAAGACACCGTATTTCAAGGCATGTTTCTGCTGGCAGTTTATTCGGCGGGCCTGGCTATCCCTTTTCTGTTGACGGCTTTTGGCGTGGGAAGGTTCATCAAGTTTTACGCCCGCTTTCGAAAGCACATGCGGGCGGTGGAAGTTGCTTCCGGCGTGCTGCTCATCGGCATTGGAGTGCTGATGGCCACCCACAAAATGGCCATGCTCTCAGGGTATCTTTCTTTTCTCAGCCGGTTTACTCTGTAA
- a CDS encoding HAD family phosphatase has translation MGSGGLALLRTIIFDFDGIIVDSEPIIMRLTQEMAAKEGWVVSEDDYYRDYLALDDRGIVEHLFLTHGRPVDRPRVEELVSWKSRVYGEIIEDGLPTLPGAVDFVRQAAKTYPLAIASGSARSEIEHLLGKLQLLSDFRVIASADDCVRSKPDPEVYLKAIAGLEALPEFKDKPLRPSECVAIEDAPGGIEAAHAAGIRCIGLAHSRTQEDLLHADWAFRGFEELDLDAIAREFEP, from the coding sequence ATTGGCTCTGGAGGACTTGCATTGCTGCGAACCATCATCTTTGACTTTGACGGCATTATCGTCGATTCCGAGCCGATCATCATGAGGCTGACGCAGGAGATGGCGGCCAAAGAAGGCTGGGTGGTCTCCGAGGACGACTATTACCGCGACTACCTGGCGCTCGATGACCGCGGCATCGTTGAACACCTATTTCTGACCCATGGCCGCCCTGTGGACCGTCCTCGCGTGGAAGAACTGGTGAGCTGGAAGTCCCGCGTTTACGGAGAGATCATCGAGGACGGCCTGCCCACGCTTCCCGGTGCAGTCGATTTTGTTCGCCAGGCCGCGAAAACTTATCCCCTGGCAATTGCCAGCGGCAGCGCCCGCAGTGAAATCGAACATCTTCTCGGCAAGCTCCAGCTTCTCAGCGATTTCCGGGTCATCGCGAGCGCCGATGATTGCGTGCGGTCAAAGCCTGACCCCGAGGTTTACCTGAAAGCTATCGCCGGTCTCGAGGCGCTTCCCGAATTCAAGGACAAGCCCCTGCGCCCGTCCGAATGCGTGGCCATCGAGGACGCTCCCGGCGGCATTGAAGCCGCCCACGCCGCAGGAATCCGGTGCATTGGCCTTGCGCACAGCCGCACTCAGGAAGACCTGCTCCACGCCGACTGGGCTTTCAGGGGATTTGAAGAATTGGACTTAGACGCAATCGCCAGGGAATTTGAGCCTTAA
- a CDS encoding YncE family protein, translated as MKKCAWFLLLCWLACVPGLYAQAGPPLKLVETIPMPGVRGRIDHFSVDVKGRRLFVSALGNDTVEVIGLASGKDIHSIAGVQEPQGVFYAPESDRIFIANGGDGSVQVLDGSSYKRLSTVQFPSDADDIRYDAAHKRVYVGYGSGGLGVLDAMTGKELGTVPLQGHPEAFEVEDGGARIYVNIPAAREIAVADWDRRSVILRWPMENYRDNFPMAFDRSQHRLFVVCRRPAELLALDPESGKVVAHLAVAGDADDVYYDGARRRIYVSGGQGIISVVNQLDADHYRLRENVPTAPGARTSLFVPALGRLYLAVPHRGAQAAEIRVYQANN; from the coding sequence ATGAAAAAGTGCGCTTGGTTCCTGTTGCTCTGCTGGCTGGCCTGTGTGCCGGGACTTTACGCCCAGGCGGGGCCGCCGCTCAAGCTGGTCGAGACAATTCCAATGCCGGGCGTGCGCGGCCGCATCGATCATTTCAGCGTTGATGTGAAGGGCCGCCGGCTGTTTGTTTCTGCCCTTGGCAACGACACGGTGGAAGTCATTGGCCTTGCCTCGGGCAAAGACATTCACTCGATCGCCGGAGTCCAGGAACCGCAAGGCGTGTTTTATGCCCCGGAGTCGGACCGGATTTTTATCGCCAATGGCGGCGACGGCTCCGTGCAAGTGCTGGATGGCAGCAGTTACAAGCGGCTCTCAACCGTACAGTTTCCTTCAGACGCGGACGACATCCGCTATGACGCCGCACACAAGCGCGTCTACGTCGGTTATGGAAGCGGCGGCCTGGGCGTCCTGGACGCCATGACAGGCAAAGAACTGGGGACTGTGCCGTTGCAGGGGCATCCGGAAGCTTTTGAGGTGGAAGACGGCGGGGCAAGGATTTACGTCAACATTCCCGCCGCACGGGAAATTGCGGTGGCAGATTGGGACCGGCGGTCCGTCATCCTCCGATGGCCGATGGAAAACTATCGGGACAATTTTCCCATGGCGTTTGACAGATCGCAGCATCGGCTCTTTGTGGTTTGCCGGAGGCCTGCTGAGCTCCTGGCCCTTGATCCCGAGTCGGGCAAAGTGGTTGCGCATCTCGCCGTGGCGGGCGATGCCGACGATGTTTACTACGATGGAGCACGGCGAAGGATCTACGTTTCCGGCGGGCAGGGAATCATCAGCGTCGTAAACCAGTTGGACGCTGACCATTACCGGCTGCGGGAGAACGTTCCTACTGCCCCCGGCGCCCGCACCTCGCTTTTTGTCCCCGCGTTGGGCCGTTTGTATCTTGCCGTTCCACACCGCGGCGCGCAGGCTGCAGAAATCCGCGTTTACCAGGCCAATAATTGA
- a CDS encoding DUF4139 domain-containing protein, which yields MFIRRRRAQMLAGLIAAALAAANITLAQTKATSTEADQQGLSLTVYNSNTALVRDIRTLRLPAGNLELQFTDVASQIRPETVRIVSLTAPKQLSVLEQDYRYDLLSPARLLQYYVGKQVTLVRQATENNSTKEVTIKATLLSDNGGQVWQVGNEIITGMFPGMFPYQYIFPALPPGLYSKPTLVWLLENKNAGEQKLEADYMTGSVNWNADYVLTLPAEDAVAGLNSWVTVSNSSGVDFRNIRLQLVAGQVHQAVQAPRPVGFGGAMAMEAKTAAPGISEEGLSEYHLYTIERPVTLPNNSSKQIAFVRAGGIKVQKTYEITGQQYYFYSLYMGGEPAKQPVEAHLKFRNSENNSLGVPLPAGTVRVYQADSNGRMQFVGEDRIPHTPKDEDLNLNIGNAFDVTADRKQTDFQNLGRDAYESAFQITIRNHKKTAITVDVNEPVTGTWTVLQSNYKYEKTSAFSIRFEVPVEADGQSVLNYRVRVHR from the coding sequence ATGTTCATTCGACGGCGGCGGGCGCAAATGCTCGCGGGGCTCATCGCAGCCGCTCTGGCTGCGGCAAATATCACCCTGGCGCAGACAAAAGCGACTTCAACCGAAGCCGACCAGCAGGGGCTGAGCCTCACCGTTTATAACTCGAATACCGCCCTGGTGCGGGACATTCGCACGCTGCGGCTCCCTGCCGGTAACCTGGAACTGCAGTTCACCGATGTTGCCTCCCAGATCCGGCCGGAAACGGTCCGGATTGTTTCGCTCACCGCACCCAAACAGTTGAGTGTGCTGGAACAGGATTACCGGTACGACCTGCTGAGTCCGGCGAGGCTTCTGCAGTATTACGTGGGAAAGCAAGTCACGCTGGTTCGCCAGGCAACGGAGAACAATTCAACCAAGGAAGTGACCATAAAGGCCACGCTGCTTTCAGACAACGGCGGCCAGGTGTGGCAAGTCGGCAATGAAATCATTACTGGCATGTTCCCCGGCATGTTCCCCTATCAGTACATCTTCCCCGCCTTGCCGCCCGGCCTTTACAGCAAGCCCACGCTGGTGTGGCTGCTGGAAAACAAGAATGCGGGAGAGCAGAAACTTGAAGCCGATTACATGACGGGGTCTGTCAACTGGAATGCGGACTACGTTCTTACCCTGCCGGCCGAAGACGCGGTGGCAGGCCTGAACTCGTGGGTAACGGTGAGCAACTCGAGCGGCGTCGATTTTCGGAACATCCGTCTCCAGCTTGTCGCCGGACAGGTGCATCAGGCGGTGCAGGCGCCGCGGCCTGTGGGGTTTGGGGGCGCGATGGCGATGGAAGCGAAAACCGCGGCCCCTGGAATTTCAGAAGAAGGGCTTTCCGAATATCACCTCTACACCATTGAGCGGCCTGTGACGCTGCCCAACAACAGCAGCAAGCAGATTGCCTTTGTGCGCGCAGGCGGCATCAAGGTGCAGAAGACTTATGAGATCACGGGCCAGCAATATTATTTTTACAGCCTTTACATGGGCGGCGAGCCCGCCAAGCAACCCGTGGAGGCGCACCTGAAATTCAGAAACTCTGAGAACAATTCGCTTGGCGTACCTTTGCCGGCGGGGACCGTTCGCGTCTACCAGGCGGACTCAAATGGGCGAATGCAATTTGTAGGTGAAGACCGCATCCCGCATACGCCCAAAGATGAGGACCTGAACCTCAACATCGGGAACGCTTTTGACGTTACCGCGGATAGAAAGCAGACGGACTTTCAAAACCTCGGGCGGGATGCTTATGAATCGGCCTTCCAGATCACCATCCGAAATCACAAGAAAACAGCCATCACCGTTGATGTGAACGAGCCCGTCACCGGCACATGGACCGTGTTGCAATCGAATTACAAGTACGAGAAAACCTCGGCGTTTTCCATCCGGTTCGAGGTGCCAGTCGAGGCGGACGGGCAATCCGTTCTGAATTATCGTGTGCGCGTCCACCGCTAG
- a CDS encoding GNAT family N-acetyltransferase: MAVPQMLRLMPIWAAPHQRAGKAVVTPPGRNMRMTPGKSTGVRVRPAQIEDAGAIAVLSGQLGYPSSPASVRSRLRSLLLDPDHAIWVAENSGGSVAGWIHVFVHQVLESDREAEIGGLVIDEDFRGQGAGKALVAQAERWARARRLKSIYVRSNIIRKSAHVFYQKRGYEVIKAQLAFRKPL; encoded by the coding sequence ATGGCCGTGCCACAAATGCTGCGCCTTATGCCTATCTGGGCTGCACCACACCAACGGGCTGGCAAGGCCGTAGTCACACCTCCAGGCAGAAATATGCGAATGACGCCCGGTAAATCCACGGGAGTGCGTGTGCGGCCTGCGCAAATCGAAGACGCCGGGGCCATCGCTGTTCTTTCCGGGCAGTTAGGCTATCCCTCGTCTCCCGCCAGCGTGCGGAGCAGGCTGCGCAGCCTGCTCCTGGACCCGGACCATGCAATCTGGGTGGCGGAAAACAGCGGAGGAAGCGTCGCGGGCTGGATCCACGTTTTCGTCCACCAGGTGCTTGAGAGCGACCGCGAAGCGGAAATCGGCGGTCTCGTCATCGATGAAGACTTTCGCGGCCAGGGAGCGGGCAAAGCCCTCGTCGCGCAAGCCGAGCGATGGGCAAGAGCGCGCCGGCTGAAGTCCATCTACGTGCGATCAAACATCATTCGCAAAAGCGCGCATGTTTTTTACCAGAAGCGCGGCTATGAAGTCATCAAGGCCCAGCTGGCTTTTCGCAAGCCTCTTTAG
- the queA gene encoding tRNA preQ1(34) S-adenosylmethionine ribosyltransferase-isomerase QueA, with protein MLLEEFDYELPKELIARRPLKERDASRMMLLDRARQSYRDCAFLSLPEILAPGDLLVVNNTRVFPARLLGKRVGTQAQAIGKGNPAAREHLTAEVELLLTRNETGDVWQGLVHPGRKVRTGEVLVFGGGELEAEVLGRGECGVRRVLLRAREGSVAGAIDRLGHVPLPPYIDRPDDATDRETYQTVYARVRGAVAAPTAGFHFTQRVLDALSARKIEVCEITLHVGPGTFRPVQTERVEDHKMEPEEFEISEAAAASINHALEDGRRVIAVGTTSVRTLESVALQNEGKVVPCRGETSLFIVPGFRFQAVRGLLTNFHLPKSTLLMLVSAFAGRGLVLSAYRHAIEERYRFYSYGDCMLIL; from the coding sequence ATGCTGCTTGAAGAATTTGATTATGAATTGCCGAAAGAGCTGATCGCCCGGCGGCCTTTGAAGGAACGCGATGCCTCGCGGATGATGCTGCTGGACCGCGCCCGGCAGTCCTATAGAGATTGCGCGTTCCTCTCGCTGCCTGAAATTCTTGCGCCGGGCGACTTGCTGGTCGTGAACAATACGCGGGTATTTCCCGCTCGGTTGTTGGGAAAGCGCGTCGGCACGCAGGCTCAGGCCATCGGCAAGGGCAACCCCGCAGCGCGCGAGCATCTGACCGCCGAGGTCGAACTCCTGCTGACTCGGAATGAAACAGGCGACGTGTGGCAGGGACTGGTGCACCCCGGACGCAAAGTCCGCACGGGCGAAGTGCTCGTTTTTGGCGGGGGCGAGCTCGAGGCGGAAGTCCTGGGACGCGGTGAATGCGGCGTGCGCCGGGTGCTTCTGCGAGCGCGGGAGGGCAGCGTGGCAGGCGCCATCGATCGCCTGGGACATGTCCCTCTGCCGCCTTACATAGACCGTCCTGACGACGCGACAGACCGCGAAACCTACCAGACGGTTTATGCCCGCGTGCGCGGCGCGGTTGCCGCCCCCACAGCAGGCTTTCATTTTACTCAGCGCGTCCTGGATGCGCTGAGCGCGAGGAAGATTGAAGTCTGCGAAATTACGCTTCACGTAGGGCCGGGAACTTTCCGTCCGGTCCAAACCGAGCGCGTAGAAGACCATAAAATGGAGCCGGAAGAGTTTGAAATTTCGGAAGCGGCAGCCGCGAGCATCAATCATGCTCTCGAGGACGGTCGCCGCGTGATTGCGGTGGGCACCACCAGCGTGCGGACGCTCGAATCCGTGGCACTCCAAAACGAGGGGAAGGTTGTTCCATGCCGTGGGGAAACCAGCCTCTTCATCGTGCCGGGATTCCGGTTTCAGGCGGTTCGCGGGCTGCTGACCAATTTTCACCTGCCGAAATCGACGCTGTTGATGCTGGTCTCGGCGTTTGCCGGGCGCGGCCTGGTCCTCTCTGCCTACCGGCACGCCATTGAGGAGCGTTACCGCTTTTACAGCTACGGCGATTGCATGCTGATCCTCTAA